In Indioceanicola profundi, the following proteins share a genomic window:
- a CDS encoding IS110 family RNA-guided transposase has translation MQITTVGLDLAKHVFQLHAVNAAGSVVERRSLRRGQVLAYFAKLSPCLVGMEACATAHYWARELRKLGHEVWLMPAQYVKAYVRRGKTDAADAAAICEAVSRPSMRFVSVKSEDQQAVITMHRARDLLVRQRTQLVNAARGHLAEFGLVQSRGLANIPALLDSMRQDPAIPALAREVVELLAAQLDAVEKRIADLEAKIKAWHQASPTSRRLATIPGIGPLVASAIAAAIADPMFFRNGREFSAWLGLVPRQKSTGGKQRLGRISRQGDQYIRRLLIIGAQTVLLRSRMMRSNPWIQGMLARCPRLKVAVALANKTARIAWAVMAKAEPYRGAAMA, from the coding sequence ATGCAGATCACGACGGTCGGCCTCGATCTGGCCAAGCATGTCTTCCAGCTTCATGCCGTGAATGCCGCCGGCAGCGTCGTCGAGCGGCGTAGTCTGCGCCGCGGGCAGGTCCTGGCCTATTTTGCAAAGCTCTCTCCCTGCCTGGTCGGCATGGAAGCTTGCGCGACTGCGCATTATTGGGCACGGGAGTTGCGCAAGCTCGGCCATGAGGTCTGGCTGATGCCAGCCCAATATGTGAAGGCCTATGTTCGGCGCGGGAAGACCGATGCTGCGGATGCAGCTGCCATTTGCGAGGCGGTGAGCCGCCCAAGCATGCGGTTCGTCTCGGTCAAATCGGAGGATCAGCAGGCGGTGATAACCATGCACCGGGCCCGTGACCTCCTGGTCCGGCAACGCACACAGCTGGTCAATGCCGCGCGCGGGCATCTGGCCGAGTTCGGCTTGGTCCAATCCAGAGGCCTTGCGAACATCCCAGCCCTGCTGGACAGCATGCGCCAGGACCCGGCCATTCCGGCCCTGGCCCGTGAGGTCGTTGAACTGCTCGCGGCACAGCTGGATGCGGTGGAGAAGCGCATCGCGGACCTCGAAGCAAAGATCAAGGCTTGGCATCAGGCGAGTCCGACAAGCCGGCGGCTGGCAACCATCCCCGGTATCGGTCCGCTGGTCGCCAGCGCCATTGCGGCCGCCATTGCCGATCCCATGTTCTTCCGGAACGGCCGGGAGTTCTCGGCCTGGCTGGGGCTCGTGCCGCGGCAGAAATCAACCGGCGGCAAGCAGCGCCTGGGACGGATCAGCCGGCAGGGTGATCAGTACATCAGACGCTTGCTGATCATCGGAGCGCAGACCGTGCTGCTGCGGTCCAGGATGATGCGGTCCAACCCATGGATCCAGGGCATGCTGGCACGCTGCCCGCGCCTGAAAGTCGCCGTGGCCCTGGCGAACAAAACAGCCCGCATTGCCTGGGCGGTGATGGCGAAGGCGGAGCCCTACAGGGGAGCGGCTATGGCATAA
- a CDS encoding sigma-70 family RNA polymerase sigma factor, translating into MRPDPVAIFEAQRSRLLRLAYRMLGSHSEAEDMVQEAWLRWHQADFNSIAEPAAWLTRTVSRLGLDQMKSARSRRETYPGTWLPEPLVEPDDDALRPDNLTLSLMMALERLSPLERAAFLLHDVFGQPLEEVAVTINRSNAATRQLASRARAHVQIDRPRYPVPRDVGEELTRAFFEACRSGDAARLGAMLAEGATLHSDGGGKVLSYPNVIEGLENLVRLFTGLSRKFGPQMEFLGATMIDGLPGFISRIDGNLQTTALEVEGGRITALYITRNPDKLTGVLMR; encoded by the coding sequence ATGCGGCCTGATCCCGTCGCCATCTTCGAGGCGCAGCGGTCCCGGCTGCTGCGTCTCGCCTACCGTATGCTGGGTTCACACAGCGAAGCTGAAGACATGGTGCAAGAGGCGTGGCTGCGCTGGCATCAAGCCGATTTCAACAGTATCGCCGAACCTGCAGCCTGGCTGACCCGTACGGTGTCGCGGCTCGGCCTTGATCAGATGAAATCTGCCCGGTCGCGTCGGGAGACCTATCCGGGCACGTGGCTGCCCGAGCCGCTCGTCGAACCGGACGATGACGCGCTACGTCCGGACAACCTGACTTTGTCGCTGATGATGGCGCTGGAGCGCCTGTCGCCGCTCGAACGTGCGGCGTTCCTCCTGCATGACGTCTTCGGCCAACCCTTGGAGGAAGTCGCGGTCACCATCAACAGAAGTAACGCCGCTACCCGCCAGCTGGCCAGCCGGGCGCGGGCGCACGTCCAGATCGATCGGCCGCGCTATCCGGTGCCGCGGGACGTGGGCGAGGAGCTGACCCGTGCATTTTTCGAAGCTTGCCGGTCCGGCGATGCGGCCAGGCTTGGCGCCATGCTGGCGGAAGGCGCAACGCTCCATTCGGACGGCGGCGGCAAGGTCCTGTCCTATCCAAATGTGATCGAGGGGCTCGAAAACCTGGTCCGGCTGTTCACTGGCCTCTCGCGCAAGTTCGGACCGCAGATGGAGTTTCTGGGGGCCACTATGATCGATGGTCTTCCGGGCTTTATCAGCCGCATCGACGGCAACCTGCAGACAACGGCGCTGGAGGTCGAAGGTGGCCGCATCACAGCACTCTACATCACCCGGAATCCGGACAAGCTGACAGGCGTCCTGATGCGCTGA
- a CDS encoding carboxymuconolactone decarboxylase family protein, translating to MAPRMTDHFKRAGAGFKPLFALEAAIKAGPLEPPLVHLVKLRASQLNACAFCIQMHVAEALKDGETPLRLHMLPAWRESPLYSDRERAALAWTEALTLVADTGAPDEDWARLEAVFTPDERAWLSLAIGAINLWNRVQVGFRATHAMDLPGAQAHAA from the coding sequence ATGGCACCCCGCATGACCGACCATTTCAAACGCGCCGGAGCCGGATTCAAGCCGCTCTTTGCTCTTGAAGCCGCAATCAAGGCCGGCCCGCTCGAGCCGCCGCTGGTGCATCTGGTGAAGCTGCGTGCCTCGCAACTGAATGCATGCGCCTTCTGTATCCAGATGCACGTGGCGGAAGCGCTGAAAGATGGTGAGACGCCCCTGCGCCTGCACATGCTGCCCGCCTGGCGTGAAAGCCCGCTCTATTCTGATCGGGAGCGTGCCGCGCTCGCCTGGACCGAAGCTCTGACGCTGGTCGCTGATACCGGTGCGCCGGACGAGGACTGGGCACGTCTGGAAGCTGTTTTCACGCCTGACGAGCGAGCATGGCTATCGCTGGCGATCGGCGCCATCAATCTCTGGAACCGCGTCCAGGTCGGGTTCCGCGCCACGCATGCCATGGATCTCCCCGGAGCACAGGCTCATGCGGCCTGA
- a CDS encoding LysR family transcriptional regulator yields the protein MFDLDDLRAFTEVVEAGGLTRASQRLGMSKSLLSRRVARLESQLGAQLLARTTRGMSVTEAGASFKLHADRIVAEMQAAIDAVSADGEACGLLRIAAPLTFGLLHLAPILAELAVRHPRLEIRTSYSDRYVDIVGEGYDVAIRLGNLPDSSLVARRIAPVHGVFVASPAYLARSPALRVPADLDEHEAVRQGDEIWRILDNGREVSIRPQGRFIADNGQAVLAAVIAGLGVGRLPAFLAGPAITRGDVAQVLSDFPIPEAGIYLLRPPPSTYLPNKIKVLADLLIERFGGDRNWEGCPRMARVPV from the coding sequence ATGTTTGATCTGGATGATCTGCGCGCCTTCACGGAGGTTGTCGAGGCCGGAGGGTTGACCCGTGCCAGTCAGCGCCTGGGCATGTCCAAGTCGCTGCTGAGCCGTCGCGTCGCTCGACTGGAATCGCAACTCGGCGCCCAACTCCTAGCGCGGACCACCCGGGGCATGTCGGTCACCGAAGCCGGGGCGAGCTTCAAGCTTCATGCCGACCGGATTGTTGCGGAGATGCAGGCTGCCATCGACGCCGTGAGCGCCGATGGCGAGGCGTGCGGCCTTCTGCGCATCGCGGCGCCTCTCACCTTTGGTCTGCTGCACCTGGCGCCGATCCTGGCGGAGTTGGCGGTCCGGCATCCCCGCCTGGAGATCCGGACCTCCTACAGCGACCGCTACGTCGACATCGTCGGCGAGGGGTATGACGTCGCAATCCGGCTTGGCAATCTGCCGGACTCCTCCCTGGTCGCACGCCGGATCGCGCCCGTGCATGGCGTATTTGTGGCGAGCCCGGCCTATCTGGCGCGGTCGCCGGCGCTGCGCGTTCCAGCCGACCTGGACGAGCACGAAGCCGTGCGGCAGGGCGACGAGATTTGGCGGATTTTGGACAATGGCCGTGAGGTGAGCATCCGGCCGCAGGGACGGTTCATTGCCGACAACGGCCAAGCAGTCCTTGCGGCCGTCATCGCCGGTTTGGGTGTTGGCCGCCTGCCAGCCTTCCTGGCGGGGCCCGCCATCACGAGAGGCGACGTCGCGCAGGTGCTGTCCGACTTCCCAATTCCCGAGGCTGGCATCTATCTGCTGCGCCCGCCGCCCAGCACGTACCTGCCGAACAAGATCAAGGTGCTTGCAGACCTCCTGATTGAGCGGTTTGGAGGAGATCGGAATTGGGAGGGCTGCCCGCGTATGGCGCGGGTACCAGTGTGA
- a CDS encoding FMN-dependent NADH-azoreductase, whose protein sequence is MTTILVLESSTGGDSSVSKLLVRDALDRLRTADKESRVLHHDFGLYPIPHLTTSSIAGVRGEPVTEEERLTRALSDQLIAELKAANIILVGAPMYNFGISTALRAWFDHVLRAGQTFSYSESGPKGLLQGKRALVVEARGGHYSEGPAQALDFQEPYLRQLFGFMGVTDVTFVRAEKIGFGPDARSQAIEGATARIADVIPHLRPEAA, encoded by the coding sequence ATGACCACCATCCTTGTCCTTGAAAGCTCAACAGGCGGCGATTCGTCCGTCAGCAAGCTGCTGGTGCGTGACGCTCTGGACAGGTTGCGCACCGCAGACAAGGAGAGCCGCGTCTTGCACCATGATTTCGGGCTGTATCCGATCCCGCATCTGACAACATCCAGCATCGCGGGCGTGCGTGGGGAACCCGTGACGGAGGAGGAACGCCTCACGCGTGCGCTTTCCGACCAGCTCATTGCGGAACTCAAGGCGGCCAACATCATTCTGGTTGGCGCGCCCATGTACAATTTTGGCATCTCGACCGCCCTGCGGGCCTGGTTCGATCACGTCCTGCGGGCGGGACAGACCTTCAGCTATTCGGAAAGCGGCCCAAAGGGCCTGCTGCAAGGCAAACGGGCCCTCGTGGTCGAGGCGCGCGGCGGCCATTACAGCGAAGGTCCCGCGCAGGCCCTGGATTTCCAGGAGCCCTACCTGCGCCAGCTTTTCGGCTTCATGGGCGTCACCGACGTCACCTTCGTCCGCGCCGAGAAGATCGGCTTCGGGCCCGATGCCCGCAGCCAGGCGATCGAAGGCGCCACGGCCAGGATCGCCGACGTGATCCCGCATCTGCGGCCAGAGGCGGCCTGA
- a CDS encoding Isoquinoline 1-oxidoreductase subunit: MPLPYRRALQVGLVLAATAVATEGVTRSGISKLPHAANVERSLLAVGAFSSIADVNERSRALFKEAAKVITDPRCMNCHPSSRQPTQGDDMRPHIPFMQAGLSGIGVDGMTCNTCHRAENTVILGSRIGSVPGNSHWMLAPASMGWQDRSLGDICRQIKDPVRNGGRSLAQIRTHMAEDHLVGWAWHPGAGRRPAPGTQAEFADLISAWIETGAACPE, encoded by the coding sequence ATGCCGCTTCCATATCGAAGAGCCTTGCAGGTCGGGCTCGTCCTCGCCGCCACCGCGGTTGCAACCGAAGGCGTCACCCGTTCCGGCATCAGTAAATTGCCTCACGCCGCCAATGTTGAACGGTCATTGTTGGCCGTCGGCGCGTTCAGCTCCATTGCCGATGTCAATGAACGCTCGCGGGCCCTATTCAAGGAGGCGGCGAAGGTCATCACCGACCCGCGCTGCATGAATTGCCACCCGTCCAGCCGTCAGCCCACCCAGGGTGACGACATGCGCCCGCACATCCCCTTCATGCAGGCAGGTCTATCCGGCATCGGCGTGGATGGAATGACGTGCAACACCTGCCACCGGGCCGAGAACACCGTCATTCTCGGCAGCCGCATCGGCTCCGTTCCTGGCAACAGCCATTGGATGCTCGCGCCCGCAAGCATGGGATGGCAGGACCGGTCGCTGGGGGATATTTGCAGGCAGATCAAAGATCCCGTAAGGAACGGGGGTCGCTCTCTGGCGCAGATCCGCACGCATATGGCGGAGGATCATCTCGTCGGTTGGGCTTGGCACCCCGGGGCAGGTCGGCGCCCCGCGCCGGGCACGCAGGCCGAGTTCGCCGACCTCATCTCCGCCTGGATCGAGACCGGCGCAGCCTGTCCGGAATGA
- a CDS encoding molybdopterin cofactor-binding domain-containing protein: protein MERIVCAVDCGQAVNPDIVRQQVESGIVYGLSAALYGKLSIENGAIVEGNFDDSPVLRINECPQIDIIVVPSTEAPGGVGELSTPGVAPALLNAIFAATGKRLRTLPIDISQFGRA from the coding sequence GTGGAGCGCATTGTCTGCGCTGTGGATTGCGGGCAGGCCGTAAACCCAGACATCGTCCGGCAGCAGGTGGAGAGCGGCATCGTTTACGGGCTGAGTGCCGCGCTCTATGGGAAACTCAGCATCGAGAACGGCGCTATCGTCGAGGGGAATTTCGACGACAGTCCGGTGCTGCGCATCAACGAATGCCCACAGATCGACATCATCGTCGTGCCGAGCACGGAAGCGCCGGGCGGCGTCGGTGAACTGAGTACGCCGGGCGTTGCCCCCGCGCTCTTGAATGCGATTTTCGCAGCGACGGGCAAGCGGCTGCGAACGCTGCCGATCGACATCTCGCAGTTCGGGAGGGCCTGA
- a CDS encoding xanthine dehydrogenase family protein molybdopterin-binding subunit, whose protein sequence is MGTLSNAVSGRLSRRAFLISATFAGGSLMIGPRFIASAEAADSFIPNAFIQIPETGKVALIIPSAEMGQGVYMGLATLIAEELELTLDQVQPLPAPADPSRYAHPLLGDQVTGGSVTIRGFWEPMRQAGAAARMMLIAAAAQDWDVAAASCRAEKGLVRHAASGRRATYGELAAIAAKQPVPDRVELKPASEFRLIGKTLPRIDSPEKVTGTARFGLDARPPGLKFAAIAVSPAFGGTLRSVDDSAAMRVKGVRQVVRLSDAVAVVADHTGAARKGLAALHIAWDPGANGGLTTAELERRAEAAMADDGLVAHEHGDVAGAETAHEAGIEAVYRLPILAHTAMEPMNCTVHVRADGCDIWVGTQVAGRARQAAAEVIGLPTEKVVVHNHLLGGGFGRRLDHDGVIMATRVAQKVEGPVQVVWSREEDIRHDSYRYLNLSRIAIRLGPDGMPVSWRHRVVGPAVMARFLPILFKDGIDLDITGGAEGPYDIPNKRVEYVRHEGPDGMLTGNWRGVGPTRNAPAVEGGSTRRRTWPDATRWSIADNSWARMPGCARCWIWPRTGQAGRLPWGRTAAAASPYCRISAALPRWWRRCMRHRMVCCRWSALSALWIAGRP, encoded by the coding sequence ATGGGCACGCTCTCCAATGCCGTTTCCGGCCGTCTCTCCCGGCGGGCCTTCCTGATTTCGGCGACGTTCGCCGGCGGGAGTCTGATGATCGGGCCGCGGTTCATCGCGAGCGCGGAAGCGGCCGACAGCTTCATACCCAACGCCTTCATCCAAATTCCCGAGACGGGAAAGGTCGCGTTGATCATCCCCTCGGCTGAGATGGGCCAAGGCGTCTACATGGGGCTGGCCACGCTGATCGCCGAGGAACTGGAACTGACGCTGGATCAAGTCCAGCCCCTCCCCGCCCCGGCCGATCCATCGCGGTATGCGCACCCGCTGCTGGGGGACCAGGTGACCGGCGGGTCCGTTACCATCCGCGGCTTCTGGGAACCGATGCGTCAGGCAGGGGCCGCCGCGCGCATGATGCTCATCGCCGCCGCCGCGCAGGACTGGGACGTTGCCGCCGCGTCCTGCCGCGCAGAGAAGGGGCTTGTGCGGCATGCGGCAAGCGGGCGCCGTGCGACTTACGGGGAATTGGCCGCAATCGCGGCCAAACAGCCGGTTCCGGATCGCGTCGAATTGAAGCCTGCCAGTGAGTTCAGGCTGATCGGCAAGACGCTGCCACGCATCGACAGTCCCGAGAAGGTGACTGGCACGGCTAGATTCGGCCTGGATGCCCGCCCGCCGGGGTTGAAGTTCGCGGCCATCGCTGTCAGCCCCGCCTTCGGGGGAACGCTCCGCTCCGTGGACGACAGCGCGGCCATGCGGGTCAAGGGCGTACGGCAGGTTGTCCGCCTGAGCGACGCGGTCGCCGTCGTGGCGGATCACACGGGCGCGGCCCGCAAGGGTCTCGCCGCCCTGCACATTGCCTGGGACCCGGGCGCCAATGGCGGCCTGACAACGGCCGAGCTCGAGCGCCGTGCCGAGGCAGCCATGGCCGACGACGGCTTGGTCGCCCATGAGCATGGGGACGTCGCCGGGGCGGAGACCGCCCATGAGGCCGGGATCGAGGCCGTGTACCGCCTGCCCATTCTGGCCCATACGGCCATGGAACCGATGAACTGCACCGTCCATGTGCGCGCGGACGGCTGCGACATCTGGGTGGGTACGCAGGTCGCTGGCCGGGCCCGGCAAGCCGCCGCGGAGGTCATCGGTCTGCCGACGGAGAAGGTGGTGGTCCATAACCATCTGCTAGGCGGCGGGTTTGGCCGTCGGCTCGATCACGATGGCGTGATCATGGCTACCCGCGTGGCGCAGAAGGTCGAGGGGCCGGTCCAGGTCGTCTGGAGCCGAGAGGAGGATATCCGCCACGACAGCTATCGGTATCTCAATCTCAGCCGAATTGCCATCAGGCTGGGGCCGGACGGAATGCCCGTCTCCTGGCGGCATCGCGTGGTCGGTCCGGCCGTGATGGCCCGGTTCCTCCCGATCCTCTTCAAGGACGGCATCGACCTGGACATCACGGGCGGGGCTGAAGGCCCATATGACATTCCCAACAAGCGCGTCGAATATGTCCGTCATGAGGGCCCCGACGGAATGCTGACCGGCAATTGGCGCGGCGTCGGTCCCACTCGCAATGCGCCGGCGGTCGAGGGGGGATCGACGAGGCGGCGCACTTGGCCGGACGCGACCCGGTGGAGTATCGCCGACAACTCCTGGGCAAGAATGCCCGGCTGCGCGCGGTGCTGGATCTGGCCGCGGACCGGGCAGGCTGGACGGCTCCCCTGGGGCCGGACCGCGGCCGCGGCGTCGCCGTACTGTCGGATTTCGGCAGCGTTGCCGCGATGGTGGCGCAGGTGCATGCGACACAGGATGGTGTGCTGCAGGTGGAGCGCATTGTCTGCGCTGTGGATTGCGGGCAGGCCGTAA
- a CDS encoding (2Fe-2S)-binding protein, which translates to MPYSLDINGETHSVEVDADIPLLWVLRDIIGLTGTKFGCGIAMCGACTVHLDGMAARSCVTTVADAADHAITTIEAVGKTPEGARIQEAWLKAEVVQCGYCQSGQIMSAAALITLNPSPTDADIDAVMAGNICRCGTYPRIRTAIKQAAATGEGR; encoded by the coding sequence ATGCCCTATTCGCTCGACATCAACGGCGAGACCCATTCTGTGGAGGTGGATGCAGACATTCCACTTCTCTGGGTGCTGCGCGACATCATCGGGTTGACTGGAACCAAGTTCGGCTGCGGCATCGCCATGTGCGGCGCCTGCACCGTGCACCTCGACGGGATGGCTGCCCGTTCCTGCGTCACGACGGTGGCCGATGCCGCCGACCACGCCATCACAACCATTGAAGCCGTTGGCAAGACGCCGGAAGGCGCGCGCATCCAGGAAGCCTGGTTGAAGGCGGAGGTGGTGCAGTGCGGCTATTGCCAGTCCGGCCAGATCATGTCCGCGGCGGCCCTGATCACCCTGAACCCGTCACCGACGGACGCTGACATCGATGCCGTGATGGCCGGAAACATCTGCCGCTGCGGCACGTATCCGCGCATCCGCACAGCCATCAAACAGGCAGCGGCCACCGGGGAGGGCCGGTGA
- a CDS encoding ATP-binding protein: protein MNGVDAERRQIRLPANRVDDDDTHPAVALSQILPLPKHNAEIVFGPFRLFPEARMLFHGETAVRIGSRALEILIALARQPGTTVASDELLAAIWPGIHVESNTLRVHIAALRKVLGAQDPGHDYIANVTGRGYALIPPPVATRGPAFSEGRAAGRKPLLLNPPRLIGRNALLAQIRRQLRRQRLVTLVGPGGGGKSALAMQIAARTVRDGGDVEFIDFSPLNGGDLLTTHIASHLGLAGNSLDATATILRYVADRRMLLVLDTCEHVIAAAARFANAVLAAAPDVRILATSREALRVADEHVRPVHGLTVPTIGEITLREVLASPAGQLLGRRAEAASADVRFGEDDAPAIAEICRTLDGLPLAIEFAAALVPHFGAKGLARGLADRFALLKNGYRTALLRHQTLRATVDWSYRLLTDHERVVFRRFGVFSSAVPWDSAVDLLPLRDLDSGVVSEALRALAAKSLIEIMPSGDGIRCRMLDTTREFARAELETCGELDVMARHHAEYWAAWLETWAPDAAERAGRWQDCEAVLANVRSALNWCWSDNARHALGIRLSLAAVPLWANLSLIGETIENVERALDASDVSDQHATLRLYAALGGALMNIYGGGERVTQVWTRVLHLAEQRDVGARLQALWGLWVGHRNDGDVRNALEIAEIYARLAGDADDSRFIALGDRMRGVSYFFVGRFAEARACIERTLAGTPPAKRRAQIAAFQFDQAIAARCFQAQIAWMQGYPDLAMTVAAKNVEDAVACDHAGSLSYALSEGACPVALHNGDFDSLERFVALLLTRTRGPGLEIWHTLGRCFESLLLLRLGNKAIGLQQLEDVLCELRANRHGPIYTLALGEFALALADAGRAPEAESVMRAAFTRLERNGELWCSPELKRIKAELAVRSGGTEKALHWFAQSLRESREQGAVAWELRAATGLARLHLDKGCDQRAADALAAVLARYSEGTGTKDVLAARAVLDALR from the coding sequence ATGAATGGAGTTGATGCAGAAAGGCGGCAGATCAGATTGCCTGCCAATCGCGTGGATGATGACGATACGCATCCGGCTGTCGCTCTCTCGCAGATCCTGCCGTTGCCCAAACATAATGCCGAGATCGTTTTCGGCCCGTTTCGACTCTTTCCCGAAGCGCGCATGCTGTTTCATGGAGAGACGGCCGTTCGCATCGGCAGCCGTGCGCTTGAAATCCTCATCGCGCTCGCACGACAGCCGGGGACCACGGTTGCAAGCGATGAATTGCTCGCTGCGATCTGGCCGGGCATCCACGTCGAAAGCAACACGCTGCGGGTCCACATCGCGGCGCTTCGCAAGGTGCTCGGCGCGCAGGATCCCGGTCACGACTACATCGCCAATGTCACAGGGCGTGGATATGCACTCATCCCGCCGCCCGTCGCGACAAGAGGTCCCGCCTTCAGTGAGGGCAGAGCCGCCGGGCGCAAGCCGCTTTTGCTCAACCCGCCCCGGCTGATCGGCCGGAACGCGCTGCTTGCACAGATCCGTCGCCAACTGCGCCGCCAGCGGCTGGTCACGCTGGTGGGGCCCGGGGGGGGTGGGAAAAGCGCGCTCGCCATGCAGATAGCAGCCAGAACTGTCCGCGATGGAGGCGATGTCGAGTTCATTGACTTTTCGCCGCTGAACGGGGGCGACCTCCTGACGACCCATATCGCTAGCCATCTCGGGCTCGCCGGGAACAGCCTCGACGCGACGGCGACGATCCTGCGGTACGTCGCAGACAGGCGCATGCTGCTGGTCCTGGATACTTGCGAGCATGTCATCGCCGCGGCAGCCCGCTTCGCCAATGCGGTTCTGGCGGCTGCCCCGGACGTCCGCATTCTCGCGACAAGCCGGGAGGCGCTGCGGGTCGCCGACGAACATGTCCGCCCCGTGCATGGATTGACGGTACCGACGATCGGCGAGATCACCTTGCGCGAAGTTCTCGCCAGCCCAGCGGGGCAACTGCTCGGCAGGCGGGCAGAGGCGGCATCGGCGGACGTCCGGTTCGGGGAAGACGATGCGCCTGCGATCGCCGAGATCTGCCGAACTCTGGATGGGCTGCCGCTTGCAATCGAGTTTGCGGCGGCTCTGGTGCCCCACTTCGGCGCGAAGGGACTGGCGCGAGGGTTGGCGGACCGCTTCGCGCTGCTGAAGAACGGGTACCGTACCGCGCTGTTACGCCACCAGACCCTACGGGCGACCGTCGATTGGAGCTACAGGCTCCTGACCGATCACGAACGGGTTGTTTTCCGCCGCTTCGGGGTTTTCAGTTCCGCCGTTCCATGGGATAGCGCAGTGGACTTGCTGCCGTTGCGGGACCTGGATTCCGGGGTCGTCAGCGAGGCCCTGCGGGCATTGGCGGCGAAATCGCTGATCGAGATCATGCCCTCCGGCGACGGAATCCGCTGTCGCATGCTGGACACCACGCGCGAGTTCGCCCGCGCGGAACTCGAGACCTGCGGTGAATTGGACGTCATGGCACGGCACCATGCCGAATACTGGGCGGCATGGCTCGAAACGTGGGCGCCCGATGCTGCGGAACGCGCGGGGCGTTGGCAGGATTGCGAGGCTGTTCTGGCGAATGTCCGATCGGCTTTGAACTGGTGCTGGTCCGACAACGCCCGCCACGCCCTGGGCATCCGTCTCAGCCTGGCCGCAGTGCCGCTGTGGGCCAACCTCTCCCTCATCGGCGAGACGATCGAGAATGTTGAACGCGCCCTTGACGCTTCGGACGTGTCGGACCAGCACGCCACCTTGCGCCTTTACGCCGCCTTGGGCGGCGCCCTGATGAACATCTATGGCGGTGGCGAGCGGGTGACCCAGGTTTGGACCCGGGTGCTTCATCTGGCGGAGCAGAGGGATGTCGGAGCCCGCCTGCAAGCGCTCTGGGGGCTGTGGGTCGGACACCGCAATGATGGCGATGTCCGCAACGCACTAGAGATCGCCGAAATCTATGCCCGGCTTGCTGGCGATGCCGACGATTCCCGGTTCATCGCGCTCGGGGACCGTATGCGCGGGGTATCCTATTTCTTCGTCGGGCGGTTCGCCGAGGCGCGCGCCTGCATCGAACGGACGCTTGCAGGCACTCCGCCCGCCAAGCGCAGGGCCCAGATCGCCGCATTCCAGTTCGATCAGGCAATCGCCGCGCGCTGCTTTCAGGCGCAGATCGCATGGATGCAGGGGTATCCGGACCTGGCGATGACGGTTGCCGCGAAGAACGTGGAGGACGCCGTTGCCTGCGACCACGCTGGATCGCTCAGCTACGCCTTGTCGGAAGGCGCCTGCCCCGTCGCGCTGCACAATGGCGATTTCGACAGCCTGGAGCGGTTTGTCGCACTCCTGCTGACGCGAACCAGGGGCCCGGGGCTGGAAATATGGCACACGCTGGGGCGCTGCTTCGAAAGCCTTCTCCTCCTCCGCCTTGGCAACAAGGCAATCGGCCTGCAACAGCTGGAGGACGTGCTCTGCGAGCTCCGGGCCAATCGGCATGGCCCCATCTACACGCTTGCCCTGGGCGAGTTCGCACTGGCGCTGGCCGATGCCGGGCGCGCGCCTGAAGCCGAATCGGTCATGAGGGCGGCCTTCACCCGCCTCGAGCGGAACGGAGAGCTTTGGTGCTCTCCCGAACTGAAGCGTATCAAGGCGGAACTTGCCGTCCGTAGCGGCGGGACCGAGAAAGCCTTGCACTGGTTTGCGCAGTCCCTGCGGGAAAGTCGAGAGCAAGGGGCGGTCGCCTGGGAGCTTCGGGCCGCGACGGGTCTCGCCAGACTCCACCTGGACAAGGGCTGCGATCAACGTGCTGCCGACGCGCTGGCCGCGGTGCTGGCGCGCTACTCGGAGGGAACAGGGACGAAGGACGTCCTGGCCGCGCGGGCTGTTCTCGATGCGCTGCGATAG
- a CDS encoding DUF4118 domain-containing protein, with translation MPKPMTFSSLVPALLVLFRARMSYRLSICLESTEAEDGMMGIRGRYGLAVGLALTSAVLRFALDPFFAERSPFLFFLPAVLGAALWLGSEPALMATVTGLLASLLLFIATWLHFVSTDPTAATTPCSTYRGRRPL, from the coding sequence ATGCCGAAACCCATGACCTTCTCCAGCCTTGTTCCGGCTCTGCTCGTTCTGTTTCGGGCCCGGATGTCCTATCGGCTTTCAATCTGTTTAGAGTCGACCGAAGCAGAGGATGGGATGATGGGTATAAGGGGGCGGTACGGTCTTGCAGTGGGGCTTGCGCTTACCAGCGCGGTCCTGAGGTTCGCGTTAGACCCATTCTTTGCTGAGCGCTCGCCCTTCCTCTTCTTCCTACCTGCGGTGCTTGGAGCCGCATTGTGGCTTGGCAGTGAACCGGCGCTGATGGCCACAGTCACGGGCCTGCTGGCGAGCCTTCTACTGTTTATAGCGACGTGGCTGCACTTCGTCTCCACCGATCCAACAGCCGCAACTACCCCGTGCTCGACATATCGGGGCCGCCGACCCCTGTGA